A single genomic interval of Streptomyces sp. BA2 harbors:
- a CDS encoding TadE/TadG family type IV pilus assembly protein, which produces MLEFAGFLPILLLIGLAAIQLGLVGYAVNQAGSGARAAARVASQGEGGEAAGLAAMDGNLDAQVAISGGGDTTTADVTVQVPTLLPFVDAGWSVTKSATMPNDEDEDGS; this is translated from the coding sequence ATGCTCGAATTCGCCGGCTTCCTCCCCATCCTGCTCCTCATAGGCCTGGCCGCCATCCAGCTCGGGCTCGTCGGCTACGCCGTCAACCAGGCAGGATCAGGCGCCCGCGCGGCAGCACGCGTCGCCTCCCAGGGTGAGGGCGGCGAGGCGGCGGGCCTGGCGGCGATGGACGGGAACCTCGACGCCCAGGTCGCCATCAGCGGTGGCGGCGACACGACGACAGCGGACGTCACCGTCCAAGTCCCCACCCTGCTCCCCTTCGTGGACGCCGGCTGGTCCGTCACGAAGTCGGCCACCATGCCCAACGACGAAGACGAAGACGGGAGCTGA
- a CDS encoding CpaF family protein — MSLRDRIATPHDHGKGSDPSRDDSLVAVYRSKLLEEIDLAEMSSLTTADRRVRLERVMGHIISREGPVLSTSERSQLIRRVVDEALGLGVLEPLLADASITEIMVNGPDSIFVERAGRVEQLPLRFASNDQLMQTIERIVSTVNRRVDESNPMVDARLPTGERVNVIIPPLALTGATLTIRRFPRAYTLHELIGLGSLDEHMLLLLSAFVRARFNIIVSGGTGSGKTTLLNALSGLLPAHERIITIEDSAELQLQQDHVIRLESRPPNVEGKGQITIRDLVRNSLRMRPDRIIVGEVRGGETLDMLQAMSTGHDGSLATVHANTAEDALMRLQTLGSMSEVQIPFEALKDQINSAVDVVVQLARHADGSRKIAEIVLLVSHGREHFRIAPATRFVPSQPSVGGLDRRVRGYFEHLPLPRSVAERLYVAGEPVPPGFGVAQAIDVLNTREAIG; from the coding sequence ATGAGCCTCCGCGACCGCATAGCGACGCCGCACGACCACGGCAAGGGAAGCGACCCCAGCCGCGACGACAGCCTCGTGGCGGTGTACCGCTCCAAGCTCCTGGAAGAGATCGACCTCGCCGAGATGTCGTCCCTGACGACGGCGGACCGCCGGGTCCGCCTCGAACGCGTCATGGGCCACATCATCAGCCGCGAGGGCCCCGTCCTCTCGACCTCGGAGCGCTCCCAGCTCATCCGCCGCGTCGTGGACGAGGCCCTGGGACTCGGCGTACTCGAACCGCTCCTCGCCGACGCCTCCATCACGGAGATCATGGTCAACGGCCCCGACTCGATCTTCGTCGAGCGCGCCGGACGCGTCGAACAGCTCCCCCTCCGCTTCGCGTCGAACGACCAGCTCATGCAGACCATCGAACGCATCGTCTCCACGGTCAACCGCCGCGTCGACGAGTCGAACCCGATGGTCGACGCGCGCCTGCCCACCGGCGAGCGAGTGAACGTGATCATCCCCCCGCTGGCCCTCACCGGCGCGACCCTCACCATCCGCCGCTTCCCGCGCGCGTACACGCTGCACGAGCTCATCGGCCTCGGCTCGCTCGACGAGCACATGCTGCTCCTGCTCTCCGCCTTCGTACGGGCCCGCTTCAACATCATCGTCAGCGGCGGCACAGGCTCCGGAAAGACGACGCTCCTCAACGCACTCTCCGGCCTGCTCCCCGCCCACGAACGCATCATCACCATCGAGGACTCGGCCGAACTGCAGCTCCAGCAGGACCACGTGATCCGCCTGGAATCCCGCCCCCCGAACGTCGAGGGCAAAGGCCAGATCACCATTCGCGACCTGGTCCGCAACAGCCTCCGTATGCGCCCCGACCGCATCATCGTCGGCGAGGTCCGAGGCGGCGAGACCCTCGACATGCTCCAGGCCATGTCGACGGGCCACGACGGCTCCCTCGCCACGGTCCACGCGAACACGGCGGAGGACGCCCTCATGCGCCTCCAGACCCTCGGCTCGATGTCCGAGGTCCAGATCCCGTTCGAGGCGCTGAAGGACCAGATCAACTCGGCGGTCGACGTGGTGGTCCAGCTCGCCCGGCACGCGGACGGCTCCCGCAAGATCGCCGAGATCGTCCTTCTCGTCTCGCACGGCCGCGAGCACTTCCGCATCGCCCCGGCGACCCGCTTCGTACCGAGCCAGCCGAGCGTCGGCGGCCTGGACCGCCGGGTGCGCGGCTACTTCGAGCACCTGCCGCTGCCGCGTTCCGTCGCCGAGCGGCTGTACGTCGCGGGAGAGCCGGTGCCGCCAGGTTTCGGCGTGGCCCAGGCCATCGACGTACTGAACACGAGAGAGGCCATCGGCTGA
- a CDS encoding type II secretion system F family protein, giving the protein MENQAALLALGATILTGTLAVAGIHSYASGRAQRQALVDRLSIGPGTGEPTGRGRRFGAVDRRLRRTRLGRSIHLRLSATGLDLTAGEFFVYVVAVVAALWLMAAATLAPFFGPIAGIVAVWSAVVFLNWQRQKRIAAFINQLPDVARILANATAAGLALRTSLAMAAEELEAPAGEELSMVADQLTLGRSIDDTLGELAERLPSRELIVLVTTLVLSNKAGGSVVNSLRNLTQTLEDRKETRREVRTMLSEVHATAFTVPLLGLGSLILINSSNEGALARVTGSPMGQTLILIALGLYAVGFFVIRRLGKIEV; this is encoded by the coding sequence ATGGAGAACCAAGCCGCCCTCCTGGCCCTGGGCGCCACGATCCTGACCGGCACGCTCGCCGTCGCCGGGATCCACTCGTACGCGTCCGGCCGCGCCCAGCGCCAGGCGCTGGTGGACCGCCTGTCGATCGGCCCCGGCACCGGCGAGCCCACGGGCCGCGGCCGCCGCTTCGGCGCGGTCGACCGCCGCCTGCGCCGCACCCGCCTCGGCCGCTCCATCCACCTGCGCCTCTCGGCGACAGGCCTCGACCTCACGGCGGGCGAGTTCTTCGTCTACGTCGTGGCGGTCGTCGCCGCGCTCTGGCTGATGGCGGCGGCCACGCTGGCCCCCTTCTTCGGCCCGATCGCGGGCATCGTGGCGGTCTGGAGCGCGGTGGTCTTCCTCAACTGGCAACGCCAGAAGCGAATAGCGGCGTTCATCAACCAACTCCCGGACGTGGCCCGGATCCTGGCCAACGCAACGGCAGCAGGCCTGGCGCTGCGCACATCACTGGCGATGGCGGCGGAGGAACTGGAAGCCCCAGCAGGCGAGGAACTGTCAATGGTGGCAGACCAGTTGACGCTGGGCCGCTCGATCGACGACACGCTGGGCGAACTGGCGGAACGCCTCCCCTCCCGTGAACTGATAGTCCTCGTAACAACCCTGGTCCTCTCCAACAAGGCGGGCGGCTCGGTGGTGAACTCCCTCCGAAACCTCACCCAGACCCTGGAGGACCGCAAGGAGACCCGCAGGGAGGTCCGCACGATGCTCTCGGAGGTCCACGCGACGGCGTTCACGGTCCCGCTCCTGGGCCTGGGCTCCCTGATCCTGATCAACTCGTCCAATGAGGGAGCACTGGCAAGGGTGACGGGCTCGCCGATGGGCCAGACGCTGATCCTGATCGCGCTCGGCCTGTACGCGGTGGGCTTCTTCGTGATCAGACGCCTCGGCAAGATCGAAGTGTAG